Proteins from a genomic interval of Oncorhynchus clarkii lewisi isolate Uvic-CL-2024 chromosome 13, UVic_Ocla_1.0, whole genome shotgun sequence:
- the LOC139423657 gene encoding myosin heavy chain, fast skeletal muscle-like — protein MSTDAEMQIYGKAAIYLRKSEKERMEAQATPFDSKNACYVADKVELYLKGLVTARAEGKCTVTVTKPDGTKEEGKEFKDADIYEMNPPKYDKIEDMAMMTYLNEASVLYNLKERYAAWMIYTYSGLFCATVNPYKWLPVYDEEVVNAYRGKKRMEAPPHIFSVSDNAFQFMMIDKENQSVLITGESGAGKTVNTKRVIQYFATIAVSGGKKEADPNKMQGSLEDQIIAANPLLESYGNAKTVRNDNSSRFGKFIRIHFQAGKLAKADIETYLLEKSRVSFQLPDERGYHIFFQMMTGHKPDIVEMALITTNPYDFPMCSQGQITVASINDNEELDATDDAITILGFTNEEKVGIYKLTGAVVHHGNLKFKQKQREEQAEPDGTEVADKIAYLLGLNSAEMLKALCYPRVKVGNEYVTKGQTVAQVNNSVSALAKSIYERMFLWMVIRINEMLDTKNPRQFYIGVLDIAGFEIFDYNSMEQLCINFTNEKLQQFFNHTMFVLEQEEYKKEGIVWAFIDFGMDLAACIELIEKPLGIFSILEEECMFPKSSDTTFKDKLYAQHLGKTQAFEKPKPAKGKAEAHFSLVHYAGTVDYNITGWLEKNKDPLNDSVCQLYGKSAVKILAALYPAAPPEDKAKKGGKKKGGSMQTVSSQFRENLHKLMTNLRSTHPHFVRCLIPNESKTPGLMENFLVIHQLRCNGVLEGIRICRKGFPSRIIYADFKQRYKVLNASVIPEGQFMDNKKASEKLLGSIDVNHEDYKFGHTKVFFKAGLLGVLEEMRDEKLATLVGMVQALSRGFLMRREFSKMMERRESIYAIQYNIRSFMNVKTWPWMKLYFKIKPLLQSAETEKELANMKENYEKMTTDLAKALATKKQMEEKLVALTQEKNDLALQIASEGESLNDAEERCEGLIKSKIQLEAKIKETTERLEDEEEINAELTAKKRKLEDECSELKKDIDDLELTLAKVEKEKHATENKVKNLTEEMASMDESVAKLTKEKKALQEAHQQTLDDLQAEEDKVNTLTKAKTKLEQQVDDLEGSLEQEKKLRMDLERSKRKLEGDLKLAQESIMDLENDKQQADEKIKKKEFETTQLLSKVEDEQSLGAQLQKKIKELQARIEELEEEIEAERAARAKVEKQRADLSRELEEISERLEEAGGATAAQIEMNKKREAEFQKLRRDLEESTLQHEATAAALRKKQADSVAELGEQIDNLQRVKQKLEKEKSEYKMEIDDLSSNMEAVAKAKGNLEKMCRTLEDQLSELKTKNDENVRQVNDISGQRARLLTENGEFGRQLEEKEALVSQLTRGKQAFTQQVEELKRAIEEEVKAKNALAHGVQSARHDCDLLREQFEEEQEAKAELQRGMSKANSEVAQWRTKYETDAIQRTEELEEAKKKLAQRLQDAEETIEATNSKCASLEKTKQRLQGEVEDLMIDVERANALAANLDKKQRNFDKVLADWKQKYEEGQAELEGAQKEARSMSTELFKMKNSYEEALDHLETLKRENKNLQQEISDLTEQIGETGKSIHELEKAKKTVETEKSEIQTALEEAEGTLEHEESKILRVQLELNQIKGEVDRKIAEKDEEMEQIKRNSQRVVDSMQSTLDSEIRSRNDALRVKKKMEGDLNEMEIQLSHSNRMASEAQKQLRNVQGQLKDAQLHLDDAVRVAEDMKEQAAMVERRNGLMVAEIEELRVALEQTERGRKVAETELVDASERVGLLHSQNTSLLNTKKKLETDLVQVQGEVDDIVQEARNAEEKAKKAITDAAMMAEELKKEQDTSSHLERMKKNLEVTVKDLQHRLDEAENLAMKGGKKQLQKLESRVRELETEVEAEQRRGADAVKGVRKYERRVKELTYQTEEDKKNVNRLQDLVDKLQMKVKAYKRHSEEAEEAANQHMSKFRKVQHELEEAEERADIAETQVNKLRAKTRDSGKGKEVAE, from the exons ATGAGTACGGACGCTGAGATGCAAATCTACGGCAAGGCTGCCATATACCTCCGTAAGTCtgagaaggagaggatggaggcaCAAGCCACACCCTTTGATTCAAAGAACGCCTGCTATGTGGCAGACAAGGTGGAGCTGTACCTTAAGGGTCTGGTCACTGCCAGGGCTGAAGGGAAGTGTACTGTAACAGTCACGAAACCTGACGGCACTAAGGAG GAAGGAAAAGAGTTCAAAGATGCAGACATCTATGAGATGAACCCCCCTAAGTACGACAAGATTGAGGACATGGCCATGATGACCTACCTGAATGAAGCCTCTGTGTTGTATAACCTCAAAGAGCGTTATGCAGCATGGATGATCTAT ACCTACTCTGGGCTCTTCTGTGCCACGGTGAACCCCTACAAGTGGCTCCCTGTGTACGATGAAGAGGTTGTCAACGCCtacagagggaagaagaggatggAGGCTCCACCCCATATCTTCTCCGTCTCTGACAACGCCTTTCAGTTCATGATGATTG ataaggAGAACCAGTCCGTCCTGATTAC CGGAGAATCCGGTGCAGGAAAGACTGTCAACACCAAGCGTGTCATCCAGTACTTTGCCACCATTGCAGTGTCTGGTGGCAAGAAGGAAGCAGACCCCAACAAAATGCAG GGGTCTCTTGAGGATCAGATCATTGCAGCTAACCCTCTGCTGGAGTCTTACGGTAATGCCAAGACAGTGAGGAACGACAACTCGTCTCGCTTT GGTAAATTCATCAGGATTCACTTCCAAGCTGGTAAACTGGCTAAAGCTGACATTGAGACCT ATCTGCTGGAGAAGTCCAGAGTGTCCTTCCAGCTGCCCGATGAGAGAGGCTACCACATCTTCTTCCAGATGATGACAGGCCACAAACCTGACATAGTTG AAATGGCGCTCATCACCACCAACCCCTACGACTTCCCCATGTGCAGCCAGGGACAGATCACTGTGGCCAGCATTAATGACAATGAAGAGTTGGATGCCACAGAT GATGCCATTACAATCCTGGGCTTCACTAATGAAGAGAAGGTTGGCATCTACAAGCTGACAGGAGCTGTAGTGCACCATGGAAACTTGAAATTCAAGCAGAAGCAGCGTGAGGAGCAGGCCGAGCCAGACGGCACAGAGG TGGCTGATAAAATCGCCTACCTGCTGGGCCTGAACTCAGCTGAGATGTTGAAGGCTCTGTGCTACCCCAGAGTGAAGGTCGGCAACGAGTATGTGACCAAGGGACAGACTGTGGCTCAG GTTAATAACTCAGTCAGTGCTCTGGCCAAGTCCATCTATGAGAGGATGTTCTTGTGGATGGTCATCCGTATCAATGAGATGTTGGACACCAAGAATCCAAGGCAGTTCTATATCGGTGTGCTTGACATTGCCGGGTTTGAGATCTTTGAT TACAACAGCATGGAGCAGCTGTGCATCAACTTCACCAATGAGAAACTGCAacagtttttcaaccacaccatgTTCGTCCTGGAGCAAGAGGAGTACAAGAAGGAGGGAATCGTCTGGGCCTTCATTGACTTCGGCATGGACTTGGCTGCCTGCATTGAGCTTATTGAGAAG CCATTGGGCATCTTCTCCATCCTTGAAGAGGAGTGCATGTTCCCCAAGTCTTCAGACACCACCTTCAAGGACAAGCTGTACGCCCAGCATCTTGGCAAAACACAGGCGTTTGAGAAGCCCAAGCCTGCCAAAGGCAAGGCAGAGGCCCACTTCTCCCTGGTGCACTACGCCGGAACTGTGGACTACAACATCACTGGATGGCTGGAGAAGAACAAGGACCCCCTGAACGACTCAGTTTGTCAACTGTACGGGAAGTCCGCAGTCAAAATTCTGGCTGCCCTGTATCCTGCTGCCCCTCCTGAGG ATAAAGCCAAGAAAGGAGGCAAGAAGAAGGGTGGTTCCATGCAGACTGTGTCCTCCCAGTTCAGG GAGAACTTACATAAGCTGATGACCAACTTGAGGAGCACTCATCCTCACTTTGTGCGCTGCCTGATCCCCAATGAGTCAAAGACTCCAG GTCTGATGGAGAACTTCCTGGTTATCCACCAGCTCAGGTGTAATGGTGTACTGGAGGGTATCAGGATCTGCAGAAAGGGATTCCCCAGCAGAATCATCTATGCTGATTTCAAGCAGAG GTACAAAGTACTGAATGCCAGTGTCATCCCTGAGGGCCAGTTCATGGACAACAAGAAGGCTTCTGAGAAGCTGCTTGGgtccattgatgtgaatcacgaggattataagtttggacacaccaag GTGTTCTTCAAAGCAGGTCTGCTGGGTGtcctggaggagatgagagatgagaagcTGGCCACTCTGGTCGGCATGGTCCAGGCTCTCAGCCGTGGATTCCTCATGAGGAGAGAGTTTAGCAAGATgatggagaggag AGAATCAATTTACGCCATCCAGTACAACATCCGCTCATTCATGAATGTCAAAACCTGGCCATGGATGAAGTTGTACTTCAAGATCAAGCCCCTGTTGCAGAGCGCTGAGACTGAGAAGGAGCTGGCCAACATGAAGGAGAACTATGAGAAGATGACGACAGACCTGGCCAAAGCTCTGGCTACAAAGAAGCAAATGGAGGAGAAGTTGGTGGCCCTGACACAGGAGAAGAACGACCTGGCTCTCCAAATAGCATCT GAAGGAGAGAGTCTGAACGATGCTGAGGAAAGGTGTGAGGGGCTCATCAAGAGCAAGATCCAACTGGAGGCCAAAATCAAAGAGACGACCGAGAggctggaggatgaggaggagatcaATGCTGAGTTGACTGCCAAGAAGAGGAAGCTGGAGGATGagtgctctgagctgaagaaggaCATTGATGACCTGGAGCTCACCCTGGCCAAAGTGGAGAAGGAGAAGCACGCCACTGAAAACAAG GTTAAAAACCTGACAGAGGAGATGGCGTCTATGGATGAGAGTGTTGCCAAGCTGACCAAGGAGAAGAAAGCCCTCCAAGAGGCCCACCAGCAGACACTGGATGACCTGCAGGCAGAGGAAGACAAAGTCAACACTCTGACCAAGGCCAAGACCAAGCTGGAACAGCAAGTGGACGAC CTTGAGGGTTCTCTGGAGCAAGAGAAGAAGCTCCGTATGGACCTTGAGAGATCCAAGAGAAAGCTGGAGGGAGATCTGAAACTGGCCCAGGAGTCCATAATGGACCTGGAGAATGACAAGCAACAAGCTGATGAGAAAATCAAGAA GAAGGAGTTTGAGACCACCCAGCTCCTCAGCAAGGTTGAGGATGAGCAGTCTCTGGGAGCTCAGCTGCAGAAGAAGATCAAGGAACTCCAG GCCCGTattgaggagctggaggaggaaaTTGAGGCTGAGCGTGCTGCCAGGGCTAAGGTTGAGAAGCAGAGGGCCGATCTCTCCAGGGAACTTGAGGAGATCAGCGAGAGGCTGGAGGAGGCCGGAGGCGCCACTGCTGCTCAGATTGAGATGAACAAGAAGCGTGAGGCTGAGTTCCAGAAGCTGCGTCGTGATCTTGAAGAGTCCACCCTGCAGCATGAGGCCACAGCCGCCGCTCTGCGCAAGAAGCAGGCCGACAGTGTGGCTGAGCTTGGGGAGCAGATCGACAACCTACAGCGCGTCAAGCAGaagctggagaaggagaagagcgAATACAAGATGGAGATTGATGACCTCTCTAGCAACATGGAGGCCGTCGCCAAGGCTAAG GGCAATCTGGAGAAGATGTGCCGTACTCTTGAGGACCAGCTGAGTGAGCTGAAGACTAAGAATGATGAGAATGTTCGCCAGGTCAACGACATCAGCGGACAGAGGGCCAGACTCCTGACAGAAAATG GTGAGTTTGGTCGCcagctggaggagaaggaagcCCTGGTGTCTCAGCTGACCAGAGGAAAACAGGCCTTCACCCagcaggtggaggagctgaagaggGCGATTGAGGAGGAGGTCAAG GCTAAAAACGCATTGGCCCACGGTGTCCAGTCTGCCCGCCATGACTGTGACCTCCTGAGGGAGCAGtttgaggaggagcaggaggccaAGGCAGAGCTGCAACGCGGCATGTCCAAGGCCAACAGTGAGGTGGCTCAGTGGAGGACTAAGTATGAAACTGATGCTATCCAGCGCACAGAGGAGCTGGAAGAGGCCAA GAAGAAGCTGGCCCAGCGTCTGCAGGATGCTGAGGAGACCATTGAGGCGACCAACTCCAAGTGCGCCTCCCTGGAGAAGACCAAGCAGAGGctgcagggagaggtggaggacctCATGATTGATGTTGAGAGAGCCAACGCATTGGCCGCCAACCTCGACAAGAAGCAGAGGAACTTTGACAAG GTTCTGGCAGACTGGAAGCAGAAGTATGAGGAGGGCCAGGCTGAGCTGGAAGGAGCTCAGAAGGAGGCTCGCTCTATGAGCACTGAACTCTTCAAGATGAAGAACTCCTACGAGGAGGCTCTGGATCATCTGGAGACTctgaaaagagagaacaagaaCCTGCAAC AGGAGATCTCTGACCTGACTGAGCAGATCGGAGAGACTGGCAAGAGCATCCATGAGCTGGAGAAGGCCAAGAAGACTGTGGAGACAGAGAAGTCTGAGATCCAGACCGCTCTGGAGGAGGCTGAG GGAACACTGGAGCACGAGGAATCCAAGATTCTGCGTGTGCAGCTGGAGCTGAACCAGATCAAGGGAGAGGTGGACAGGAAGATCGCAGAGAAGGACGAGGAGATGGAGCAGATCAAGAGGAACAGCCAGAGGGTGGTTGACTCCATGCAGAGCACCCTGGACTCTGAGATCAGGAGCAGGAATGATGCCCTGAGGgtgaagaagaagatggagggagacctGAACGAGATGGAGATCCAGCTGAGCCACTCCAACAGGATGGCCTCTGAGGCCCAGAAACAGCTGAGGAACGTCCAGGGACAGCTCAAG GATGCCCAATTGCACCTTGATGATGCCGTCCGTGTCGCAGAAGACATGAAGGAGCAGGCAGCCATGGTGGAGCGCAGAAACGGTCTGATGGTGGCTGAAATCGAAGAGCTGAGAGTTGCtctggagcagacagagagaggccgcAAAGTGGCTGAGACTGAGCTGGTAGACGCCAGCGAGCGCGTTGGACTGCTGCACTCCCAG AACACCAGCCTTCTGAACACCAAGAAGAAGCTGGAGACTGACCTGGTGCAGGTGCAGGGAGAGGTGGACGACATCGTCCAGGAGGCCAGGAATGCAGAGGAGAAGGCCAAGAAGGCCATCACTGAT GCGGCCATGATGGCTGAGGAGCTGAAGAAGGAGCAGGACACCAGCTCTCACCtggagaggatgaagaagaacctGGAGGTCACAGTCAAGGACCTGCAGCACCGCCTGGATGAGGCTGAGAATCTGGCCATGAAGGGAGGCAAGAAGCAGCTCCAGAAACTGGAGTCCAGG GTGCGTGAGCTCGAGACTGAGGTGGAGGCTGAGCAGAGAAGAGGTGCAGATGCAGTCAAGGGAGTCCGCAAGTATGAGCGCAGAGTCAAGGAGCTCACTTACCAG ACTGAGGAGGATAAGAAGAACGTTAACAGACTTCAGGACCTGGTAGATAAGCTGCAGATGAAAGTGAAGGCCTACAAGAGGCATTCTGAGGAAGCG GAGGAAGCGGCAAACCAGCACATGTCTAAGTTCAGGAAGGTTCAGCATGAgctggaggaggctgaggagCGTGCTGACATCGCTGAGACTCAGGTCAACAAGCTCAGAGCCAAGACCCGTGACTCTGGAAAG GGAAAAGAAGTTGCTGAATAA